From one Coffea eugenioides isolate CCC68of chromosome 11, Ceug_1.0, whole genome shotgun sequence genomic stretch:
- the LOC113754229 gene encoding uncharacterized protein LOC113754229 isoform X2, with product MNTRARTAVQSMRAPPVKQEKEKVEIQGKRIMNAQKATTRRVSIRERKKALQQDVDKLKRKLRQEENVHRALERAFTRPLGALPRLPPYLPPHTLELLAEVAVLEEEVVRLEEQVVQFRQGLYQEAVYISSSKRNMDNSHDVCDQYQTNDWKQKQSKLSIQAEENSIVSRGRHLTFLTDDARGKENDFCTNSTKNKQKPPSTKAPTVRTPVKRPPFESRSADKRLEPKKLQLDMDHECKGRTPVPGDEKSSATDNPNKISESILKCLLSIFLRMNSKRTGSIADSLPSLSTLSSCEGFEDADFKDPYGICSDFGKRDIGPYKHLFAIEASSINPNRTTVSVFLLHRLKVLLEKLSSVDLKGLTHQEKLAFWINIYNSCMMNATINVGGHFLNAITIEHFILRLPYHSKYTFAKGAKNEEMSARSIFGLELSEPLVTFALSCGSWSSPAVRMYTAAEVENELEVAKKEYLQATVGISTTKKVVAIPKLLDWYMLDFAKDLDSLVDWICLQLPIELGKEAISCLDRERNQPLSQFLEIVPYEFSFRYLLQT from the exons ATGAATACCAGAGCCAGGACTGCTGTGCAGTCTATGAGAGCACCTCCTGTAAAGCAAGAAAAA GAAAAAGTGGAAATACAAGGTAAGAGGATAATGAATGCTCAGAAAGCAACCACAAGACGAGTATCAATccgagaaagaaagaaagcattGCAGCAAGAT gTTGACAAGTTGAAGAGAAAACTCAGACAAGAAGAAAATGTTCACAGAGCTTTGGAAAGGGCATTCACCAGACCTCTTGGAGCTTTGCCTCGTCTTCCTCCCTATCTACCTCCTCAT ACACTGGAGCTGCTTGCCgaagttgctgttttggaagAGGAGGTCGTTCGGCTTGAAGAGCAAGTTGTGCAGTTCAGGCAAGGATTGTATCAGGAAGCAGTGTACATCTCATCGTCAAAGAGGAACATGGACAATTCACATGATGTATGTGACCAGTACCAAACGAATGATTGGAAACAAAAGCAGTCTAAGTTGTCAATTCAAGCTGAAGAAAATTCCATAGTATCCAGAGGGAGGCATTTAACATTTCTCACAG ATGATGCACgtggaaaagaaaatgatttttgCACTAATTCAACAAAGAATAAGCAGAAACCTCCAAGTACCAAAGCACCAACTGTCAGAACTCCTGTTAAAAGGCCTCCATTCGAGTCCAGATCAGCAGACAAGCGCTTAGAACCCAAGAAATTACAG TTAGATATGGACCATGAGTGCAAAGGGAGGACTCCTGTTCCTGGTGATGAAAAATCATCAGCAActgacaatccaaacaaaatttcCGAAAGCATTTTGAAATGCTTATTGAGCATTTTCTTAAGAATGAACTCCAAAAGGACTGGAAGCATAGCAGATTCATTACCTTCACTGTCTACATTGAGTTCTTGTGAGGGCTTTGAGGATGCAGATTTTAAGGATCCATATGGTATCTGCTCAGATTTTGGCAAGAGAGATATTGGTCCATATAAACATTTATTTGCTATAGAGGCAAGCTCTATCAATCCAAACCGAACCACAGTATCCGTGTTCCTACTTCATAGACTAAA GGTTTTACTTGAGAAATTATCATCAGTTGATTTAAAAGGCCTCACTCATCAAGAGAAGCTTGCTTTCTGGATCAACATTTACAATTCTTGTATGATGAAT GCAACCATAAATGTTGGAGGTCATTTTCTCAATGCAATAACTATTGAGCATTTCATACTCAGACTGCCATATCATTCAAAATAT ACTTTTGCAAAAGGGGCCAAAAATGAGGAAATGTCAGCACGTAGCATTTTTGGATTGGAATTATCAGAACCACTGGTTACATTTGCTCTTTCCTGTGGAAGCTGGTCTTCACCTGCT GTGAGAATGTACACAGCAGCTGAGGTTGAAAATGAGCTGGAAGTGGCTAAAAAGGAGTACTTGCAGGCCACAGTTGGCATTTCAACTACAAAGAAGGTGGTGGCAATTCCAAAACTATTGGATTGGTATATGCTTGATTTTGCTAAGGACTTGGACTCGCTGGTTGATTGGATATGCCTTCAACTACCGATTGAACTTGGAAAAGAAGCGATTAGCTGCCTTGATAGGGAGAGAAATCAGCCTCTGTCACAATTTCTTGAAATTGTGCCGTATGAGTTCAGTTTCAGGTACCTATTGCAAACATGA
- the LOC113754229 gene encoding uncharacterized protein LOC113754229 isoform X1, protein MNTRARTAVQSMRAPPVKQEKEKVEIQGKRIMNAQKATTRRVSIRERKKALQQDVDKLKRKLRQEENVHRALERAFTRPLGALPRLPPYLPPHTLELLAEVAVLEEEVVRLEEQVVQFRQGLYQEAVYISSSKRNMDNSHDVCDQYQTNDWKQKQSKLSIQAEENSIVSRGRHLTFLTDDARGKENDFCTNSTKNKQKPPSTKAPTVRTPVKRPPFESRSADKRLEPKKLQLDMDHECKGRTPVPGDEKSSATDNPNKISESILKCLLSIFLRMNSKRTGSIADSLPSLSTLSSCEGFEDADFKDPYGICSDFGKRDIGPYKHLFAIEASSINPNRTTVSVFLLHRLKVLLEKLSSVDLKGLTHQEKLAFWINIYNSCMMNAYLEHGIPESPEMVVALMQKATINVGGHFLNAITIEHFILRLPYHSKYTFAKGAKNEEMSARSIFGLELSEPLVTFALSCGSWSSPAVRMYTAAEVENELEVAKKEYLQATVGISTTKKVVAIPKLLDWYMLDFAKDLDSLVDWICLQLPIELGKEAISCLDRERNQPLSQFLEIVPYEFSFRYLLQT, encoded by the exons ATGAATACCAGAGCCAGGACTGCTGTGCAGTCTATGAGAGCACCTCCTGTAAAGCAAGAAAAA GAAAAAGTGGAAATACAAGGTAAGAGGATAATGAATGCTCAGAAAGCAACCACAAGACGAGTATCAATccgagaaagaaagaaagcattGCAGCAAGAT gTTGACAAGTTGAAGAGAAAACTCAGACAAGAAGAAAATGTTCACAGAGCTTTGGAAAGGGCATTCACCAGACCTCTTGGAGCTTTGCCTCGTCTTCCTCCCTATCTACCTCCTCAT ACACTGGAGCTGCTTGCCgaagttgctgttttggaagAGGAGGTCGTTCGGCTTGAAGAGCAAGTTGTGCAGTTCAGGCAAGGATTGTATCAGGAAGCAGTGTACATCTCATCGTCAAAGAGGAACATGGACAATTCACATGATGTATGTGACCAGTACCAAACGAATGATTGGAAACAAAAGCAGTCTAAGTTGTCAATTCAAGCTGAAGAAAATTCCATAGTATCCAGAGGGAGGCATTTAACATTTCTCACAG ATGATGCACgtggaaaagaaaatgatttttgCACTAATTCAACAAAGAATAAGCAGAAACCTCCAAGTACCAAAGCACCAACTGTCAGAACTCCTGTTAAAAGGCCTCCATTCGAGTCCAGATCAGCAGACAAGCGCTTAGAACCCAAGAAATTACAG TTAGATATGGACCATGAGTGCAAAGGGAGGACTCCTGTTCCTGGTGATGAAAAATCATCAGCAActgacaatccaaacaaaatttcCGAAAGCATTTTGAAATGCTTATTGAGCATTTTCTTAAGAATGAACTCCAAAAGGACTGGAAGCATAGCAGATTCATTACCTTCACTGTCTACATTGAGTTCTTGTGAGGGCTTTGAGGATGCAGATTTTAAGGATCCATATGGTATCTGCTCAGATTTTGGCAAGAGAGATATTGGTCCATATAAACATTTATTTGCTATAGAGGCAAGCTCTATCAATCCAAACCGAACCACAGTATCCGTGTTCCTACTTCATAGACTAAA GGTTTTACTTGAGAAATTATCATCAGTTGATTTAAAAGGCCTCACTCATCAAGAGAAGCTTGCTTTCTGGATCAACATTTACAATTCTTGTATGATGAAT GCATATCTTGAACATGGAATACCAGAGAGTCCTGAAATGGTAGTTGCATTGATGCAAAAG GCAACCATAAATGTTGGAGGTCATTTTCTCAATGCAATAACTATTGAGCATTTCATACTCAGACTGCCATATCATTCAAAATAT ACTTTTGCAAAAGGGGCCAAAAATGAGGAAATGTCAGCACGTAGCATTTTTGGATTGGAATTATCAGAACCACTGGTTACATTTGCTCTTTCCTGTGGAAGCTGGTCTTCACCTGCT GTGAGAATGTACACAGCAGCTGAGGTTGAAAATGAGCTGGAAGTGGCTAAAAAGGAGTACTTGCAGGCCACAGTTGGCATTTCAACTACAAAGAAGGTGGTGGCAATTCCAAAACTATTGGATTGGTATATGCTTGATTTTGCTAAGGACTTGGACTCGCTGGTTGATTGGATATGCCTTCAACTACCGATTGAACTTGGAAAAGAAGCGATTAGCTGCCTTGATAGGGAGAGAAATCAGCCTCTGTCACAATTTCTTGAAATTGTGCCGTATGAGTTCAGTTTCAGGTACCTATTGCAAACATGA